In the Drosophila gunungcola strain Sukarami unplaced genomic scaffold, Dgunungcola_SK_2 000001F, whole genome shotgun sequence genome, one interval contains:
- the LOC128262793 gene encoding ryncolin-1-like isoform X1, with product MLRFGIIFSLLVLSTSAIENGTEDSTLLTIFDNVLATKSEVAAVRAEQERQAAILEGLDQNLKAFVTNEYPANCAESSNSSNPLIRVPGYSAYPFEVTCDQESHGGGWTVILRRSDGSQDFFLEWKDYKKGFGRLDNEFFIGLDKMHALTAEKPQELLVLLEDFNGNQAYVLYDNFSVGPESNNYTLESVGSFSGDAGDSLTYHLNSQFSTKDRDNGITKGGCAKYAKGAWWYYNCHNSNLCGLYGEKYGVEGIYWSSYRIGEYTYVMKYAEMLIRPISFSDALL from the exons ATGTTGCGTTTCGGAATTATATTTTCACTGCTAGTTTTGAGTACTTCAGCCATTGAAAATGGCACTGAAGATAGTACCCTATTGACAATATTTGATAATGTTCTAGCAACAAAATCTGAGGTGGCTGCTGTGCG tgcAGAGCAAGAGCGCCAGGCAGCGATTTTGGAGGGCTTGGACCAAAACCTAAAAGCCTTTGTGACCAATGAATATCCTGCCAACTGCGCCGAGTCATCAAACAGCAGCAATCCATTGATCCGTGTGCCCGGGTACAGTGCGTACCCCTTTGAGGTGACCTGCGATCAGGAGAGTCACGGTGGCGGTTGGACTGTGATTCTGCGACGAAGCGATGGAAGCCAGGACTTTTTCCTCGAATGGAAGGACTACAAGAAAGGCTTTGGCCGCCTGGACAACGAGTTCTTCATCGGGCTGGACAAAATGCATGCGCTGACGGCAGAAAAGCCCCAGGAACTCCTAGTCCTGCTGGAGGATTTCAATGGCAACCAGGCCTACGTGCTGTACGACAACTTTAGCGTTGGTCCCGAGAGCAACAACTACACCCTGGAATCGGTGGGATCTTTTTCTGGAGATGCCGGCGACTCACTCACCTATCACTTGAACAGCCAGTTCAGCACCAAGGATCGCGACAACGGGATAACGAAAGGCGGCTGCGCAAAATATGCCAAAGGTGCATGGTGGTATTACAATTGTCATAACAG tAATTTGTGTGGGTTATATGGCGAAAAATACGGCGTTGAAGGCATATATTGGTCGTCCTACCGAATCGGTGAATACACCTATGTGATGAAATATGCCGAAATGCTGATCAGGCCGATATCTTTCTCTGACGCCCTTCTTTAA
- the LOC128262793 gene encoding ryncolin-1-like isoform X2, which translates to MLRFGIIFSLLVLSTSAIENGTEDSTLLTIFDNVLATKSEVAAVRAEQERQAAILEGLDQNLKAFVTNEYPANCAESSNSSNPLIRVPGYSAYPFEVTCDQESHGGGWTVILRRSDGSQDFFLEWKDYKKGFGRLDNEFFIGLDKMHALTAEKPQELLVLLEDFNGNQAYVLYDNFSVGPESNNYTLESVGSFSGDAGDSLTYHLNSQFSTKDRDNGITKGGCAKYAKGAWWYYNCHNRMATRHRLLNSIASRMTNAERK; encoded by the exons ATGTTGCGTTTCGGAATTATATTTTCACTGCTAGTTTTGAGTACTTCAGCCATTGAAAATGGCACTGAAGATAGTACCCTATTGACAATATTTGATAATGTTCTAGCAACAAAATCTGAGGTGGCTGCTGTGCG tgcAGAGCAAGAGCGCCAGGCAGCGATTTTGGAGGGCTTGGACCAAAACCTAAAAGCCTTTGTGACCAATGAATATCCTGCCAACTGCGCCGAGTCATCAAACAGCAGCAATCCATTGATCCGTGTGCCCGGGTACAGTGCGTACCCCTTTGAGGTGACCTGCGATCAGGAGAGTCACGGTGGCGGTTGGACTGTGATTCTGCGACGAAGCGATGGAAGCCAGGACTTTTTCCTCGAATGGAAGGACTACAAGAAAGGCTTTGGCCGCCTGGACAACGAGTTCTTCATCGGGCTGGACAAAATGCATGCGCTGACGGCAGAAAAGCCCCAGGAACTCCTAGTCCTGCTGGAGGATTTCAATGGCAACCAGGCCTACGTGCTGTACGACAACTTTAGCGTTGGTCCCGAGAGCAACAACTACACCCTGGAATCGGTGGGATCTTTTTCTGGAGATGCCGGCGACTCACTCACCTATCACTTGAACAGCCAGTTCAGCACCAAGGATCGCGACAACGGGATAACGAAAGGCGGCTGCGCAAAATATGCCAAAGGTGCATGGTGGTATTACAATTGTCATAACAG
- the LOC128262795 gene encoding ryncolin-1-like, with translation MLLLGIIFSLLFQNSFASQDGKEVCTLLSMCNNIEAIKSELVGVREEQRRQADILESLDKKFEFLLGNSYPANCAESSKHNLLIRVPAYSAYPFEVTCDQESHGGGWTVFLRRNDGSQEFFLEWKDYKEGFGLLENEFFMGLDKLHAMTASEPQELLVLLEDYGGIQAYALYDNFRVGPECNNYTLESVGSFSGDAGDSLTTHEGMQFSTKDRDNDVWDGNCALKYTGAWWYRDCHWSNLCGTYGKDKPAIGVIWGTFASYSNVMKRAVMMMRPKTYSLKQK, from the exons ATGTTGCTTCTcggaataattttttcattgttATTTCAAAACTCTTTTGCCAGCCAAGATGGCAAGGAAGTTTGTACACTCCTATCGATGTGTAATAATATTGAAGCCATAAAATCAGAGCTGGTTGGTGTGcg TGAGGAGCAAAGACGCCAAGCAGATATTTTGGAGAGCTTAGATAAAAAATTCGAATTCCTTCTTGGGAATTCATACCCCGCCAACTGCGCTGAGTCATCCAAGCATAATCTTTTGATTCGAGTGCCAGCGTACAGTGCGTACCCCTTTGAGGTGACCTGCGATCAGGAGAGTCACGGTGGAGGCTGGACTGTATTCCTGCGACGTAACGACGGTAGTCAGGAGTTTTTCCTCGAGTGGAAGGACTACAAAGAAGGGTTTGGCTTGCTGGAAAATGAGTTTTTCATGGGCCTAGACAAACTGCACGCGATGACGGCATCGGAGCCGCAGGAACTTCTAGTTCTTCTAGAAGATTACGGAGGAATCCAGGCTTACGCGCTTTACGATAACTTTAGAGTTGGTCCGGAGTGTAATAATTATACTTTGGAGTCGGTGGGATCATTTTCTGGAGACGCCGGAGATTCGCTAACAACTCACGAGGGTATGCAGTTCAGCACTAAGGATCGCGATAACGACGTTTGGGATGGAAACTGTGCACTTAAATATACTGGAGCTTGGTGGTACCGTGATTGCCATTGGAG CAATTTGTGTGGCACATATGGCAAGGATAAACCTGCTATTGGTGTAATTTGGGGGACATTTGCCAGCTATTCCAACGTGATGAAACGTGCTGTAATGATGATGAGGCCGAAAACATATtctctaaaacaaaaataa
- the LOC128262792 gene encoding ficolin-2-like: MWFFRIFFSLLFFNTLANENGKEVCTLLSICDNLVALKYEVAAIREEQKRQAVILEGLDKKFDLCVPNSYPASCAESSKSKLVIRVLEYSENPFEVTCDQESHGGGWTVVMRRNDGSQDFFLEWKNYKDGFGQLDNEFFMGMDKLHAMTASEPQELLVLLEDYKDDNRYQLYDNFKIGPESNNYTLESLGSSNGDAGDSLIYHLGMQFSTKDRKNDIDPTTHCAELFTGAWWYRACHKSHLFGMFGDNWSGRGIVWDTFGYNTSYLPYNLKRAAMMIRPKRISSNRS, encoded by the exons ATGTGGTTTTTCAGAATATTCTtttcattgttattttttaatactttagcCAACGAAAATGGGAAAGAAGTTTGTACTCTTCTTAGCATTTGTGATAATCTTGTAGCTTTGAAATATGAAGTTGCTGCTATacg TGAGGAGCAAAAACGGCAGGCGGTTATTTTAGAGGGTTTAGACAAAAAATTCGACCTTTGTGTGCCCAATTCATATCCGGCAAGCTGTGCTGAGTCATCCAAAAGTAAACTTGTGATACGCGTCCTAGAGTACAGTGAAAACCCCTTTGAGGTGACCTGCGATCAGGAGAGTCACGGTGGAGGCTGGACTGTAGTTATGCGGCGAAACGATGGTAGTCAGGACTTTTTTCTCGAGTGGAAAAACTACAAAGACGGATTTGGCCAGCTGGACAATGAGTTCTTCATGGGAATGGACAAACTGCACGCGATGACTGCATCGGAACCCCAGGAACTTTTAGTTCTCTTGGAAGATTATAAAGACGACAATCGCTATCAGCTGTACGacaactttaaaatcggacCCGAGTCTAATAACTACACGCTAGAATCGCTGGGATCATCGAACGGAGACGCTGGGGATTCACTTATCTATCATCTGGGCATGCAATTTAGCACTAAGGATCGTAAGAACGATATCGATCCAACAACGCACTGTGCTGAATTGTTTACAGGCGCCTGGTGGTATCGAGCTTGTCATAAAAG TCACTTGTTTGGCATGTTTGGCGACAACTGGTCTGGTCGAGGCATAGTTTGGGATACATTTGGATACAATACATCCTACCTTCCCTACAATCTGAAACGGGCCGCAATGATGATAAGGCCAAAAAGGATTTCTTCCAATCGATCATAA
- the LOC128262790 gene encoding uncharacterized protein LOC128262790 isoform X1 — MIKFVRQKNRENTLRVSKNFMRKKRESNDSGTESDGELLDVENQRHLDVDMETSVAGQKPIASAMMCHQQTSSSCAHLMYDQHSSEEELEVINGPSSQGGHGQHPGGTTATGSSCVSRISNRGCTSSLDTEAPYEERATTSNSKRSSSTLMVENRKRSLAHSSDDELRNSLEPILTPVNFRTSPPLEAFKPNRSHMMFRSTTPLILSEARCGIENIKLCDNSVNEENGDNGGVAANSSKCAKIGAGNAGGATSGGNENEPNASASVIKACSSSLKMSNSSHHIYQPQPKYSFHYNSSRSSPASTTGLDMEVRSVSPPAKLFHCAISPRRRPSNNASGPSVGATTISPSSSSLASSSATTTTNNAANSGGNAVNAGNAANVTAAAATQRLQRPHRPCLDFDKMQQVSL, encoded by the exons ATGATAAAGTTTGTCAGGCAGAAAAATCGCGAAAATACACTAAGGGTATCCAAAAATTTTATGCGTAAAAAG CGTGAATCGAATGACTCAGGCACCGAATCTGATGGTGAACTCCTCGATGTGGAAAACCAACGTCACTTAGACGTGGATATGGAAACTA GTGTTGCTGGCCAAAAACCAATTGCTTCTGCAATGATGTGTCACCAGCAGACGTCGTCATCCTGCGCCCATCTCATGTACGATCAGCACAGTtcggaggaggagctggaggtGATCAATGGCCCGTCCTCGCAGGGTGGTCATGGTCAGCATCCCGGCGGAACGACGGCCACGGGCTCCTCGTGTGTCTCCCGGATCTCGAATCGCGGATGTACATCCTCGCTGGACACGGAGGCGCCCTACGAAGAGCGGGCCACCACCTCCAACTCGAAGCGGTCCAGCTCCACGCTGATGGTGGAGAATCGCAAGCGATCGCTGGCCCACAGCTCCGACGATGAG TTGCGCAACTCGCTGGAGCCGATATTGACGCCCGTGAATTTTCGCACATCGCCGCCATTGGAGGCATTCAAGCCAAATCGTAGCCATATGATGTTCCGCTCCACAACGCCACTGATATTATCGGAGGCCCGATGTGGCatcgaaaatattaaattatgtgaTAATAGTGTAAACGAGGAGAATGGCGACAACGGTGGCGTGGCGGCCAATAGCAGTAAGTGTGCTAAGATTGGTGCAGGCAATGCTGGTGGTGCAACTAGTGGTGGCAATGAAAATGAGCCGAACGCGAGCGCCAGTGTGATTAAGGCGTGCAGTAGCTCGCTAAAGATGAGCAACAGTAGTCATCACATTTACCAGCCGCAGCCCAAATACAGTTTCCACTACAATAGCTCGCGCAGCAGTCCGGCCAGCACCACCGGTTTGGATATGGAGGTGCGATCGGTGAGTCCGCCGGCGAAATTGTTCCACTGCGCCATATCGCCCAGGCGGCGACCCAGTAACAATGCCAGCGGTCCATCCGTGGGCGCCACAACAatatcaccatcatcatcatcattggcATCATCGTCAGCCACAACAACGACAAACAATGCTGCCAATTCCGGGGGTAATGCCGTAAATGCCGGAAATGCCGCCAACgtcaccgccgccgccgccacacAGAGACTGCAGCGACCGCATCGGCCGTGTTTAGATTTTGATAAGATGCAGCAGGTTAGTCTCTAA
- the LOC128262790 gene encoding uncharacterized protein LOC128262790 isoform X2, with protein sequence METSVAGQKPIASAMMCHQQTSSSCAHLMYDQHSSEEELEVINGPSSQGGHGQHPGGTTATGSSCVSRISNRGCTSSLDTEAPYEERATTSNSKRSSSTLMVENRKRSLAHSSDDELRNSLEPILTPVNFRTSPPLEAFKPNRSHMMFRSTTPLILSEARCGIENIKLCDNSVNEENGDNGGVAANSSKCAKIGAGNAGGATSGGNENEPNASASVIKACSSSLKMSNSSHHIYQPQPKYSFHYNSSRSSPASTTGLDMEVRSVSPPAKLFHCAISPRRRPSNNASGPSVGATTISPSSSSLASSSATTTTNNAANSGGNAVNAGNAANVTAAAATQRLQRPHRPCLDFDKMQQVSL encoded by the exons ATGGAAACTA GTGTTGCTGGCCAAAAACCAATTGCTTCTGCAATGATGTGTCACCAGCAGACGTCGTCATCCTGCGCCCATCTCATGTACGATCAGCACAGTtcggaggaggagctggaggtGATCAATGGCCCGTCCTCGCAGGGTGGTCATGGTCAGCATCCCGGCGGAACGACGGCCACGGGCTCCTCGTGTGTCTCCCGGATCTCGAATCGCGGATGTACATCCTCGCTGGACACGGAGGCGCCCTACGAAGAGCGGGCCACCACCTCCAACTCGAAGCGGTCCAGCTCCACGCTGATGGTGGAGAATCGCAAGCGATCGCTGGCCCACAGCTCCGACGATGAG TTGCGCAACTCGCTGGAGCCGATATTGACGCCCGTGAATTTTCGCACATCGCCGCCATTGGAGGCATTCAAGCCAAATCGTAGCCATATGATGTTCCGCTCCACAACGCCACTGATATTATCGGAGGCCCGATGTGGCatcgaaaatattaaattatgtgaTAATAGTGTAAACGAGGAGAATGGCGACAACGGTGGCGTGGCGGCCAATAGCAGTAAGTGTGCTAAGATTGGTGCAGGCAATGCTGGTGGTGCAACTAGTGGTGGCAATGAAAATGAGCCGAACGCGAGCGCCAGTGTGATTAAGGCGTGCAGTAGCTCGCTAAAGATGAGCAACAGTAGTCATCACATTTACCAGCCGCAGCCCAAATACAGTTTCCACTACAATAGCTCGCGCAGCAGTCCGGCCAGCACCACCGGTTTGGATATGGAGGTGCGATCGGTGAGTCCGCCGGCGAAATTGTTCCACTGCGCCATATCGCCCAGGCGGCGACCCAGTAACAATGCCAGCGGTCCATCCGTGGGCGCCACAACAatatcaccatcatcatcatcattggcATCATCGTCAGCCACAACAACGACAAACAATGCTGCCAATTCCGGGGGTAATGCCGTAAATGCCGGAAATGCCGCCAACgtcaccgccgccgccgccacacAGAGACTGCAGCGACCGCATCGGCCGTGTTTAGATTTTGATAAGATGCAGCAGGTTAGTCTCTAA
- the LOC128262787 gene encoding serendipity locus protein H-1: protein MERKEVDTQQFIDHTLLATELMRDPNHFIMDLIDHTYKAEGPTNLSRNPSSGNSESGVGYVEKESLTPELNFHNTIFQFVNKSSPENDVVPQQPDSQPAFPALAIEPTVPIDVAAGLVHDDGDLLYAHNNASCTNARKVLPHKKRISRKLKGNIDADLDVHKHVQDVAPSVSIYSCELCGYSVHTQLDFFAHLKQHYEPTVLEQRLVVQDPQQQKEPLDMCGLSAHDKLQQEQAKLDQVFHDVQLNFENFHNISHHVDDVSNVGVNMVLHGHGQATDKLSPVVVNSNSTPNTVPVVDDVEFSDTEDMLEGIRNVVDKVSIEDTCDELVDLELTSSGMTAPWFNNNFRDITFPALLLPGEPPPASAEQAAPLLKANPHESDHMALDFLSPAKVEPKLEKSLPKIMEASEQTMLVVATPPVCQTPPPLTPPPNSAIEQLQRSPLELSEAFKLEEDDDSRPATPFEEGVSQAEEHNESFSVATEGLDASVPQETGSKTRRKHFCDKCNRDFNSYNALKYHQYTHNQQRSHKCDSCERSFYTQSALKAHERTHSGVKPFKCEKCDFKFRQWGDLKYHMISRHSDVKAHMCEFCGKSFSRRYSLVLHRRIHTRERNYACQHCDKTFRASSYLLSHIKVHTGERPYECSICEKKFRVSGDLKRHSRIHDPARTNQPPAERVKKKRAAAHSKQMPIEGDDGVATSIQHNKSDAMRDQTKQEILGL, encoded by the exons ATGGAGCGCAAAGAAGTGGACACACAGCAGTTCATCGATCAT ACGCTATTGGCCACTGAGCTAATGCGAGATCCCAATCACTTTATAATGGATCTGATAGATCATACCTATAAGGCTGAAGGCCCCACCAATCTGAGCCGGAATCCCAGTTCGGGAAACTCGGAGAGCGGCGTAGGCTACGTGGAAAAGGAGTCGCTGACACCGGAATTGAATTTTCACAATACAATCTTTCAATTTGTGAACAAATCGTCGCCGGAAAACGATGTTGTGCCGCAGCAACCGGACTCGCAGCCCGCTTTTCCGGCTTTGGCCATTGAGCCCACGGTTCCCATCGATGTGGCCGCAGGCCTGGTCCACGACGACGGGGATCTACTGTATGCCCACAACAATGCCTCCTGTACAAATGCCCGCAAAGTGTTGCCCCACAAGAAGCGCATTTCGCGGAAACTCAAGGGCAACATTGATGCCGATCTGGACGTGCACAAACATGTCCAGGATGTGGCCCCATCCGTGTCCATCTACAGCTGCGAACTCTGCGGCTACTCGGTGCACACCCAACTGGACTTCTTCGCCCACCTCAAGCAGCACTACGAACCCACCGTTCTGGAGCAGCGTCTGGTGGTCCAGGATCCCCAGCAGCAAAAGGAACCACTCGATATGTGCGGACTGTCCGCCCACGATAAG ctgcagcaggagcaggccAAATTGGACCAGGTCTTCCACGACGTGCAGCTGAACTTCGAGAACTTCCACAACATCAGTCACCATGTGGACGATGTGAGCAATGTGGGTGTCAATATGGTGCTACATGGTCATGGTCAGGCCACGGACAAGCTGAGTCCCGTGGTGGTCAACAGCAATAGCACACCGAATACAGTGCCCGTGGTGGACGATGTGGAGTTCAGCGACACGGAGGACATGCTCGAGGGCATAAGAAATGTGGTGGACAAGGTGTCGATTGAGGACACCTGCGACGAGCTGGTGGATCTGGAGCTGACCTCCAGTGGCATGACAGCCCCGTGGTTCAATAACAACTTCAGGGACATCACTTTTCCGGCTCTCCTGCTGCCCGGCGAACCGCCGCCAGCTTCCGCGGAGCAGGCTGCTCCACTGCTCAAGGCGAATCCCCATGAAAGCGATCACATGGCTTTGGATTTCCTAAGTCCCGCGAAGGTGGAGCCAAAACTGGAGAAGTCTCTGCCCAAAATCATGGAAGCTAGTGAGCAAACCATGTTGGTGGTGGCAACACCACCAGTCTGCCAAACACCACCGCCGCTAACTCCTCCGCCCAATTCGGCGATCGAACAACTGCAAAGATCTCCGCTAGAGCTGAGTGAAGCCTTCAAATTGGAGGAGGACGATGATAGCCGGCCAGCTACGCCCTTTGAAGAAGGCGTTTCCCAGGCTGAGGAGCACAACGAAAGCTTCTCGGTGGCGACGGAGGGCTTGGATGCAAGTGTACCACAGGAAACGGGAAGTAAGACCAGGAGAAAGCACTTTTGCGACAAGTGCAACCGGGATTTCAACTCGTACAATGCACTCAAGTACCATCAGTACACGCACAACCAGCAGCGATCCCATAAATGCGACAGTTGCGAGAGATCCTTCTATACGCAGAGTGCCCTAAAGGCGCACGAAAGAACAC ATTCCGGCGTAAAACCCTTCAAATGCGAAAAGTGTGACTTCAAATTCCGGCAATGGGGCGATCTAAAGTATCACATGATCTCGCGGCACAGCGATGTCAAGGCGCACATGTGCGAATTCTGTGGCAAGAGTTTTTCGAGGAGATATTCCCTGGTGCTCCATCGAAGAATTCACACCAGGGAGCGAAACTATGCCTGCCAGCATTGCGACAAAACATTCAGGGCCAGTTCGTATCTGCTTAGCCACATTAAAGTGCACACTGGAGAGCGACCATACGAGTGTTCCATCTGCGAGAAGAAATTCCGGGTGTCTGGGGATCTGAAGCGACATTCCCGGATTCACGATCCCGCCAGAACAAATCAACCACCTGCCGAAAgggtaaagaaaaaaagggcAGCTGCTCACAGCAAACAAATGCCAATCGAAGGGGATGACGGGGTGGCCACCAGCATCCAACACAATAAGTCTGACGCCATGCGCGACCAAACTAAGCAGGAAATTCTGGGCTTATAG